The following are encoded in a window of Miltoncostaea marina genomic DNA:
- a CDS encoding helix-turn-helix domain-containing protein, giving the protein MDDPVAIGARLREARMRQGLGITECAEATRIRERYLVAIEDGRFESLPDPAYVSGFVRAYATHLGVSASEPERELPVPGGAPHRSGARPVRVDATRITARGVGARPPLWRRLVVVLIVVASGAAVAILLGALPAPSL; this is encoded by the coding sequence GTGGACGATCCGGTCGCCATCGGCGCTCGCCTGCGCGAGGCCCGCATGCGCCAGGGCCTCGGGATCACCGAGTGCGCCGAGGCCACCCGCATCCGCGAGCGCTACCTGGTGGCGATCGAGGACGGCCGCTTCGAGTCGCTGCCCGACCCCGCATACGTCTCCGGGTTCGTGCGCGCCTACGCGACCCACCTGGGGGTCTCGGCGAGCGAGCCCGAGCGCGAGCTGCCGGTGCCCGGCGGGGCCCCGCACCGCTCCGGGGCGCGGCCGGTGCGCGTCGACGCCACCCGCATCACCGCCCGCGGCGTCGGCGCGCGCCCGCCGCTGTGGCGGCGGCTGGTGGTGGTCCTGATCGTCGTGGCCTCAGGGGCCGCCGTCGCGATCCTGCTCGGGGCGCTGCCCGCGCCGTCGCTCTGA
- a CDS encoding J domain-containing protein: MSEPDDHYAALDVAPDAGAREIRDAWRFRIAAFHPDRFRDAAQRERAQEITKRVNAAWHVLGDPARRSRYDARRTRRARARTEPAGPPPRPRRELPCPTCASRCRVDDAGGAVVELACPACGARFPAMIGAYCLGRPRLQRRWLGLRYEAVFADAAGGRRSVSFRSLPPELALSEGELFSVVFDARTGRPAYAIVHGTGLDMAWRVR; encoded by the coding sequence ATGAGCGAGCCCGACGACCACTACGCGGCGCTTGACGTCGCGCCCGACGCCGGCGCCCGGGAGATCAGGGACGCCTGGCGCTTCCGCATCGCCGCCTTCCACCCCGACCGCTTCCGCGACGCCGCCCAGCGGGAGCGCGCCCAGGAGATCACGAAGCGCGTCAACGCCGCCTGGCACGTGCTGGGCGACCCCGCCCGCCGCAGCCGCTACGACGCGCGGCGCACCCGGCGGGCGCGCGCCCGCACCGAGCCGGCCGGGCCGCCCCCGAGGCCGCGGCGCGAGCTGCCCTGCCCCACCTGCGCGAGCCGCTGTCGCGTGGACGACGCGGGCGGCGCGGTCGTGGAGCTGGCGTGCCCGGCGTGCGGCGCGCGCTTCCCCGCGATGATCGGCGCCTACTGCCTCGGCCGCCCCCGGCTGCAGCGCCGCTGGCTCGGCCTGCGCTACGAGGCCGTCTTCGCCGACGCGGCCGGCGGGCGCCGCTCCGTGAGCTTCCGGAGCCTGCCGCCCGAGCTCGCGCTGAGCGAGGGCGAGCTCTTCTCGGTGGTCTTCGACGCGCGCACGGGCCGGCCGGCCTACGCGATCGTGCACGGCACCGGCCTGGACATGGCCTGGCGCGTGCGCTGA
- a CDS encoding S8 family peptidase: MGPRARRAAAAWAVAVLALGAAAGAANAAARAADAAARTDSLLVKVDPGAPPDARARVGRALGADAARPLMAGWRVYELPEAISVERARALLAGLPAAESVQPDPPLRALEATDDPRYGLQWALPRIGAPVAWAADAGAEEVVVAVVDEGVQTDHPDLAGRIWTNPGEIPGNGADDDGNGYVDDVRGWNFALGSPTVFDPAGGDAHGTHVAGIIAARRGDATGVAGVTANAVIMPLTFMRDGSGLTSHAIAAIRYAVRNGARVVNASWGGDAYSPALCDAVAEAGAAGVLVVAAAGNDGRDIDEVKAWPASCPAPDLVTVAATDEDDAPAGFSNLGVTSVDLGAPGTAIHSTLPAGGWGWMSGTSMAAPHVSGAAALVLGLRPGLAPWQVRSALLSGGAPVAALDGRTASGRRLDMAGALTRAGVLAPDTTPPEPFALLAPADGLVVPAGAVAMAWSASADAASGLAGYRLLIDGAVVARPSAPRAAVAGLADGVHHWSVVAVDRAGNARAAAGRALVIDTAPPSAALPVAPVHGARAAGPAVRLAWRPATDATSGLAAQRLLVDGRVAAVLPPSAAEHRLTLARGAHLWQVVAVDAAGHETAGPPRALTVIGAAGAARRPARGRLTLRAPARLAAGRAPLLRVRLARPARVTVRVGRAGAARPVAVLARRMPAGATPLRLPRGVARRMAVRPGAYVVLARAPGGLRDSVRVTVTPRRR; encoded by the coding sequence ATGGGCCCGCGGGCGCGCCGCGCCGCGGCGGCCTGGGCCGTCGCCGTGCTGGCGCTCGGCGCCGCGGCGGGCGCGGCGAACGCCGCCGCGCGCGCCGCGGACGCCGCGGCGCGCACCGACAGCCTGCTGGTGAAGGTCGACCCCGGCGCACCGCCGGACGCGCGGGCCCGGGTGGGGCGGGCCCTCGGCGCCGACGCGGCGCGCCCGCTCATGGCGGGCTGGCGGGTCTACGAGCTGCCGGAGGCGATCAGCGTCGAGCGCGCCCGCGCGCTGCTGGCGGGGCTGCCGGCCGCCGAGTCGGTGCAGCCCGACCCGCCGCTGCGCGCGCTCGAGGCCACCGACGACCCGCGCTACGGCCTGCAGTGGGCGCTGCCGCGCATCGGCGCCCCGGTCGCCTGGGCGGCCGACGCGGGCGCGGAGGAGGTGGTCGTGGCGGTGGTCGACGAGGGCGTGCAGACCGACCACCCGGACCTGGCCGGGCGCATCTGGACCAACCCCGGCGAGATCCCCGGCAACGGCGCCGACGACGACGGCAACGGCTACGTCGACGACGTGCGCGGGTGGAACTTCGCCCTGGGCTCGCCGACGGTGTTCGACCCGGCCGGCGGCGACGCCCACGGCACCCACGTGGCCGGCATCATCGCGGCCCGGCGCGGCGACGCGACGGGCGTGGCGGGGGTGACCGCCAACGCCGTGATCATGCCGCTCACGTTCATGCGCGACGGCAGCGGCCTGACGTCGCACGCGATCGCGGCGATCCGGTACGCGGTGCGCAACGGGGCCCGGGTGGTCAACGCCTCGTGGGGCGGCGACGCCTACTCGCCGGCCCTGTGCGACGCGGTCGCGGAGGCCGGCGCGGCCGGGGTGCTGGTCGTCGCGGCGGCCGGCAACGACGGCCGCGACATCGACGAGGTGAAGGCGTGGCCGGCGAGCTGCCCCGCGCCCGACCTGGTGACCGTCGCGGCGACCGACGAGGACGACGCCCCGGCCGGCTTCTCCAACCTCGGGGTGACGTCGGTCGACCTCGGCGCGCCGGGCACCGCGATCCACAGCACCCTGCCGGCCGGGGGGTGGGGGTGGATGTCGGGGACCTCCATGGCGGCACCGCACGTCAGCGGCGCGGCGGCGCTCGTGCTGGGTCTGCGGCCGGGCCTGGCGCCGTGGCAGGTGCGCTCGGCCCTGCTGTCGGGCGGCGCGCCCGTCGCGGCGCTCGACGGCCGGACGGCGTCCGGCCGGCGGCTGGACATGGCGGGCGCGCTGACCCGGGCCGGCGTCCTGGCGCCCGACACGACCCCGCCGGAGCCGTTCGCCCTGCTCGCGCCGGCCGACGGGCTCGTGGTGCCCGCCGGCGCGGTCGCGATGGCGTGGTCGGCGTCGGCGGACGCGGCGTCCGGGCTCGCGGGCTACCGCCTGCTGATCGACGGCGCGGTCGTCGCCCGCCCGTCCGCCCCGCGGGCCGCCGTCGCCGGGCTGGCCGACGGGGTGCACCACTGGAGCGTCGTGGCGGTCGACCGCGCCGGCAACGCCCGCGCCGCCGCCGGCCGTGCGCTGGTGATCGACACCGCGCCGCCCTCGGCGGCGCTCCCCGTCGCGCCGGTCCACGGCGCCCGCGCGGCGGGGCCGGCGGTGCGCCTCGCGTGGCGGCCGGCGACCGACGCCACGAGCGGGCTCGCGGCGCAGCGTCTGCTGGTGGACGGCCGCGTCGCGGCCGTGCTGCCGCCGTCGGCCGCCGAGCACCGGCTGACGCTGGCCCGCGGCGCGCACCTCTGGCAGGTGGTGGCGGTGGACGCCGCGGGCCACGAGACCGCCGGGCCGCCGCGCGCGCTGACCGTGATCGGGGCGGCCGGGGCCGCGCGCCGGCCGGCGCGCGGCCGCCTGACGCTGCGCGCGCCCGCGCGCCTGGCCGCCGGGCGCGCGCCGCTCCTGCGGGTGCGCCTGGCGCGGCCGGCCCGTGTCACCGTCCGCGTCGGGCGGGCCGGCGCGGCCCGGCCCGTGGCCGTCCTCGCGCGCCGGATGCCCGCCGGCGCCACCCCGCTGCGGCTGCCCCGCGGCGTGGCGCGGCGGATGGCCGTGCGGCCGGGGGCCTACGTCGTCCTGGCCCGCGCGCCCGGCGGCCTGCGCGACTCGGTCCGCGTGACCGTGACCCCGCGGCGCCGCTGA
- a CDS encoding PilZ domain-containing protein has translation MADSTHDDRRLHRREDVALKARVLTDGGEVAEAQSVNLSEGGVLLAGMDFPSASQVRIEIELAELGWHALDAEVVRRDPGSGALAARFAEVATEGGREAIRAFFAERLGGRGGAAAG, from the coding sequence ATGGCTGACAGCACGCACGACGACCGGCGCCTGCACCGGCGCGAGGACGTCGCGCTCAAGGCGCGGGTCCTGACCGACGGCGGCGAGGTGGCGGAGGCGCAGAGCGTCAACCTGAGCGAGGGCGGCGTCCTGCTGGCGGGCATGGACTTCCCGTCGGCGTCGCAGGTGCGGATCGAGATCGAGCTGGCCGAGCTCGGCTGGCATGCGCTGGACGCGGAGGTCGTGCGCCGGGACCCGGGCAGCGGCGCGCTGGCCGCCCGGTTCGCGGAGGTCGCCACGGAGGGCGGCCGCGAGGCCATCCGGGCCTTCTTCGCCGAGCGGCTGGGCGGCCGCGGGGGCGCCGCCGCCGGCTGA
- a CDS encoding GNAT family N-acetyltransferase has protein sequence MTGDAAGLAARALRDADFPRAREVVEDWFGHPVGLVMHRLFFDQLGPSGVWLEEPGGAPAGFLLGLVSEREPDLAYVHMHVVAPAWRGRGAGERLYREFCARAAGRGCVRVRALAAPARAASVRFHERLGFAGRREPGFLGPDGDRIVFERGLPLDPP, from the coding sequence GTGACCGGCGACGCGGCGGGGCTCGCCGCGCGCGCGCTGCGCGACGCCGACTTCCCGCGCGCCCGGGAGGTGGTCGAGGACTGGTTCGGCCACCCGGTGGGGCTGGTCATGCACCGGCTGTTCTTCGACCAGCTCGGCCCCTCGGGCGTGTGGCTCGAGGAGCCGGGCGGGGCGCCGGCGGGCTTCCTGCTCGGCTTGGTCAGCGAGCGCGAGCCCGACCTGGCGTACGTGCACATGCACGTGGTCGCCCCGGCCTGGCGCGGGCGCGGCGCGGGCGAGCGCCTCTACCGCGAGTTCTGCGCCCGCGCCGCCGGCCGTGGCTGCGTGCGCGTGCGGGCGCTGGCCGCGCCCGCCCGTGCGGCGTCGGTCCGCTTCCACGAGCGGCTCGGCTTCGCCGGCCGCCGGGAGCCGGGGTTCCTGGGGCCCGACGGCGACCGCATCGTGTTCGAGCGCGGCCTCCCGCTCGACCCGCCGTGA
- a CDS encoding ferritin, translating to MPVDSATIDALNAQMGRELEAHLQYLSVSSWFDAEGLPELKRFFAAQAAEEHEHAMRFLEYVQDVGGPVVIPSLAAPKPTFESAEEAVGAALEWEKQVTEHIDRLMDLALARNDHATSTFLQWFVTEQVEEVATMEQMLQVTRRVGEGNLMLLEDYVARSVPAPE from the coding sequence ATGCCCGTGGACAGCGCCACGATCGACGCACTCAACGCCCAGATGGGACGGGAGCTGGAGGCCCACCTCCAGTACCTCTCCGTCTCGAGCTGGTTCGACGCGGAGGGGCTGCCCGAGCTGAAGCGGTTCTTCGCCGCGCAGGCGGCCGAGGAGCACGAGCACGCCATGCGCTTCCTCGAGTACGTCCAGGACGTCGGCGGGCCGGTGGTCATCCCGTCGCTCGCGGCGCCCAAGCCCACGTTCGAGAGCGCCGAGGAGGCGGTGGGCGCGGCGCTCGAGTGGGAGAAGCAGGTGACGGAGCACATCGACCGCCTCATGGACCTCGCGCTCGCCAGGAACGACCACGCCACCAGCACGTTCCTGCAGTGGTTCGTGACCGAGCAGGTCGAGGAGGTCGCGACGATGGAGCAGATGCTCCAGGTCACCCGGCGCGTGGGCGAGGGCAACCTCATGCTCCTCGAGGACTACGTCGCCCGGTCGGTGCCTGCTCCCGAGTGA